From Sparus aurata chromosome 9, fSpaAur1.1, whole genome shotgun sequence, a single genomic window includes:
- the LOC115587550 gene encoding uncharacterized protein LOC115587550, with translation MCGHCFSYTSKLSHNFTHQSDKPEHFLVVSTLWRGTHMRHPSAVKMADNGAAIYPIHTGSPKRKFLLRAYSASIPIMNRERGNEKIICRCNLPCRDGGHFHCLFCGTTIIRKDTIMPHLIQCENKCDMVQLTSAPPSQPPSPETHPTVLSSMRVEHSYTLPPSVSVVKIDHSYTQTASPKTPDLSQSTPAPTSEDPIAPKEEVTGDVPPTHVRCPHCPVVLYKRNLFLHIQRKHGQVKATTSQSHLQSTSVDQSNGLYAVRKISRGFSVPVHVQRKTWGQQHVTRCEIDVCFSTLEYLALEYNNMFVTKKSKSSY, from the exons ATGTGTGGACATTGCTTTAGCTACACATCAAAACTGTCCCATAATTTCACTCATCAGAGTGATAAACCCGAACATTTTTTGGTCGTATCCACACTATGGAGAGGCACCCATATGAGacacccatctgcagtcaagatggccgacaacggcgccgccatatatccaatccataccggaagtcccaaGCGGAAATTTCTTCTTCGTGCTTATTCGGCGTCCATACCGATTATGAACAGAGAGCGAGGGAACG AAAAGATCATCTGCAGATGCAATCTGCCCTGCAGAGATGGAGGCCATTTTCACTGTCTATTTTGTGGAACTACAATAATCCGGAAAGACACCATTATGCCCCATCTTATACAGTGCgaaaataaatgtgatatggTCCAACTCACCTCGGCTCCACCTTCTCAACCGCCCTCACCAGAGACCCACCCTACTGTTTTATCATCAATGAGGGTGGAACATTCATACACACTCCCACCTTCTGTGTCAGTCGTCAAAATTGACCATtcctacacacaaacagcatCCCCGAAGACCCCAGATCTATCTCAGTCAACCCCAGCTCCAACCTCAGAGGATCCCATTGCTCCAAAGGAAGAAGTAACTGGGGATGTGCCACCAACCCATGTGAGGTGCCCGCACTGCCCAGTGGTTTTATACAAGAggaatttgtttttacatatccaAAGAAAACATGGCCAAGTAAAAGCCACAACATCGCAATCTCACTTACAAAGTACATCCGTTGACCAAAGTAACGGCCTCTATGCCGTCAGAAAAATTTCTAGAGGATTCAGTGTTCCAGTGCATGTGCAGCGTAAGACGTGGGGACAGCAACATGTGACGAGATGTGAgattgatgtttgtttttctactttGGAATATTTGGCGTTGGAATACAATAACATGTTTGTCACAAAAAAGTCCAAGTCAAGTTATTAA